The Pseudomonas solani genome segment GCCTGGGCCTGCTCGGCACCCTGGCCTTCGCCGCGATGATGGCCTCCAGCCGGCTGCTGCCGCTGGGGTTGTTCGGCATCCTCAGCTATGTGGAACCGGTGCTGCTGTTCGCGGTGGCGGTGGCGTTCCTGGGCGAGGCCTTCGACCCGGCGCAGTTCTGGACCTACCTGCCGATCTGGCTGGCGGTGCTGCTGATCGGCTGGGACAGCGCACAGCTGCTGCGCAAGCAGGCGCGCCAGGAACGGGCTGCTCGCGCCCTCAACTGAGGGCCGTAGCGCCCGGGTGATCGGCCAGCGCGGCCAGCACCTGGTCGCGCAGCAGCGGGGCGAGGTCGGCGGGCGGGGTGGCGCCCGGGGCCAGCCAGGCCAGTTCTTCCAGTTCGGCTGCCGCGGCCACCGGCTGCGACAGGCGACCGATGAAGATTTCTGCATCCACCCAGGTATCGGGTTCGTTGGCCGCGGGCGCGCGGAAGCGGCCGAGGGGCTGCAGCGCGCTGGCGTCCATCTCCAGGTCGAGTTCTTCGAGCAGCTCCCGCTGCAGGGCGGCGAGGGCGGTTTCGCCGGGTTCGCGCTTGCCGCCGGGCAGCATGAAGGCGCGCGTGCCGCGTTTGCGTACCAGCAGCAGGCGCTGGTCGGCGTCGAGCAGGCAGGCGGCGGAGAGGATCAGGGTGGTCATGGATTGGGGGCTTCCGGCAGCAGTTTGTAGTGCAGCTGCACCACGCCGGTGGCGAAGCTGCGTTGTTCGTGGAGTTGCAGGCGTCGCTCCAGCCCGGTGGCGAACATCTGGATGCCGGCGCCGAGCAGGTGCGGGACGACGCTGACGATCAACTCGTCGATCAGCCCGGCCGCGTAGCAGGTACCGGCCAGGGAGCCACCGCCCACCAGCCAGACGCGTTTGCAGCCGGCCTCGGCCAGCTCCGCCAGGGCTTCGGCCGGGGTGCTATGGGCGATGCGGACCTGGGACGCTGCGGGTTCGAGCTCCGCGCGGGTGAGCACGGTACAGGGCTTGCCCGGGTAGGGCCAGGCGCCGCCCATGGCCAGCACGGTTTCGAAGGTGCCGCGACCCATCAGCAG includes the following:
- a CDS encoding dihydrofolate reductase family protein, translating into MSASLIYYVAATLDGYIARPDGSVDWLQPLEQSGDDHGYGAFYDSIDGLLMGRGTFETVLAMGGAWPYPGKPCTVLTRAELEPAASQVRIAHSTPAEALAELAEAGCKRVWLVGGGSLAGTCYAAGLIDELIVSVVPHLLGAGIQMFATGLERRLQLHEQRSFATGVVQLHYKLLPEAPNP
- a CDS encoding NUDIX hydrolase, which gives rise to MTTLILSAACLLDADQRLLLVRKRGTRAFMLPGGKREPGETALAALQRELLEELDLEMDASALQPLGRFRAPAANEPDTWVDAEIFIGRLSQPVAAAAELEELAWLAPGATPPADLAPLLRDQVLAALADHPGATALS